A portion of the Achromobacter sp. MFA1 R4 genome contains these proteins:
- a CDS encoding TRAP transporter substrate-binding protein, which produces MKCSTLAALLAAVATSFAAAGPARAQTGALPETHFAVVGGGSHNYTFSAVEKPFWEKTLPEASGGKVTAELIGLSESGLKGPEIVRLMRAGALDVGMGVFAFVSGDDPTFEGVDLPGMATDFATARKMVAAYRPVLEQRMLKRHGVRLLATVPYTAQVFFCRAPVNSLADLKGRKVRTRGSNMAEYVRTLGAAPVTIPFAEVIPALQTGVVDCAVTGIGSGNAAKWYDVAKNLYLLPIDWSIGFYAIAERRWQKLDPAVQRFMLKEAQVLEQRLWDETGREGDYALACNTGQGECRIHTQADMQASAPTEAERATLREVATDMASRWARRCGEECAANWSASVGQALGVTLR; this is translated from the coding sequence ATGAAATGCAGCACTTTGGCGGCGCTGCTGGCGGCCGTCGCGACCTCATTCGCCGCGGCCGGACCGGCCCGCGCCCAGACCGGCGCCTTGCCCGAGACCCACTTCGCGGTGGTCGGCGGCGGCAGCCACAACTACACCTTTTCGGCCGTGGAAAAGCCGTTTTGGGAGAAGACGCTGCCGGAAGCGTCCGGCGGCAAGGTCACAGCCGAGCTGATCGGCTTGTCGGAGAGCGGCCTCAAGGGCCCGGAGATCGTGCGGCTGATGCGTGCTGGCGCGCTCGACGTGGGCATGGGCGTGTTCGCCTTCGTGAGCGGTGACGACCCGACCTTCGAGGGGGTGGACCTGCCGGGCATGGCGACCGACTTCGCCACCGCGCGCAAGATGGTGGCCGCCTACCGGCCCGTGCTGGAGCAGCGCATGCTCAAGCGCCACGGCGTGCGGCTGCTGGCCACCGTGCCCTACACGGCCCAGGTGTTCTTCTGCCGTGCGCCGGTGAATAGCCTGGCGGACCTGAAGGGGCGCAAGGTGCGCACGCGCGGCAGCAACATGGCCGAATACGTGCGCACCCTGGGCGCCGCGCCGGTGACCATCCCGTTCGCTGAGGTCATACCCGCCTTGCAGACGGGCGTGGTCGATTGTGCCGTCACCGGCATCGGCTCGGGCAACGCCGCGAAATGGTATGACGTGGCCAAGAACCTGTATCTGTTGCCGATCGACTGGTCCATCGGCTTCTACGCCATTGCCGAACGCCGCTGGCAGAAGCTTGATCCCGCCGTGCAGCGGTTCATGCTCAAGGAGGCGCAGGTGCTGGAGCAGCGCCTGTGGGACGAGACCGGCCGTGAGGGCGACTACGCGCTGGCCTGCAACACCGGGCAGGGCGAATGCCGCATCCACACCCAGGCCGACATGCAGGCTTCGGCCCCCACCGAGGCAGAGCGCGCCACGCTGCGCGAGGTGGCCACAGACATGGCAAGCCGCTGGGCGCGGCGTTGCGGCGAGGAATGCGCCGCCAACTGGAGCGCATCCGTGGGCCAGGCCCTCGGCGTGACGCTGCGCTGA
- a CDS encoding amidase produces MSIDLDITELAQRLRRRELRAEALVGDYLARIRALDPWLHAYVAVYPDEALDAARAADLQMDRGIWLGPLHGVPIALKDLIDIAGRPTTIGSPIHAETIATRTATLVRQLQQAGAIILGKTHMVQFAMGAWGPNQHMGTPRNPWDDAVHRIPGGSSSGSAVAVAGRLAPAAIGTDTGGSVRVPASYCGITGLKPTVGRISSQGVVTLSQTLDSVGIFAHSAADARLVFDALAPAAPGEWREPLDASRFGIAGATLGRLPEAFIADVTPAVRRAYEESIALYQNLGAQIVEITPPATLAEFKAVTGDIMMTEGVASFEREMTDFSLPVDESVRPRLLVGLDVPAVRYLAALRERDRLQAAMQGRLRGVAGLLTPTTLTTALPLTEIDHGNAPVHYTRIGNLLQMCGISVPNGRDDAGLPTGLQILCPGGEDRLALYLAEVFQRHSDWHRERAEARAPANAD; encoded by the coding sequence ATGAGCATCGACCTCGACATCACCGAACTCGCTCAGCGGCTGCGCCGCCGCGAACTGCGCGCCGAAGCGCTGGTGGGCGACTATCTGGCTCGCATCCGCGCGCTCGACCCCTGGCTGCACGCCTACGTGGCGGTCTATCCCGACGAGGCGCTGGACGCGGCGCGCGCCGCCGATCTGCAAATGGATCGGGGCATCTGGCTCGGCCCACTGCACGGCGTGCCGATCGCACTGAAAGACCTGATCGACATCGCAGGCCGGCCCACCACCATCGGCTCGCCGATCCATGCCGAGACCATCGCCACGCGCACCGCGACGCTGGTCAGGCAACTGCAGCAGGCCGGCGCCATCATTTTGGGCAAGACGCACATGGTGCAATTCGCCATGGGCGCATGGGGCCCCAATCAGCATATGGGCACGCCGCGCAATCCCTGGGACGACGCTGTGCACCGCATCCCGGGCGGTTCGAGCAGCGGCTCGGCGGTGGCGGTGGCTGGCCGCCTGGCGCCAGCCGCGATCGGCACCGACACCGGTGGCTCGGTGCGCGTGCCGGCCAGTTACTGCGGCATCACGGGCCTCAAGCCGACCGTGGGCCGCATCTCGTCGCAGGGCGTGGTCACGCTGAGCCAGACGCTCGACAGCGTCGGCATCTTCGCCCACAGCGCCGCGGACGCGCGCCTGGTGTTTGACGCGCTTGCGCCGGCCGCGCCCGGCGAGTGGCGCGAGCCGCTCGACGCGTCGCGCTTTGGCATCGCTGGCGCCACGCTCGGCCGGCTGCCGGAGGCGTTCATCGCCGACGTCACGCCCGCCGTGCGTCGGGCCTACGAGGAATCGATCGCGCTGTACCAAAACCTGGGCGCGCAGATCGTGGAGATCACGCCGCCCGCGACGCTGGCTGAATTCAAGGCCGTGACCGGGGACATCATGATGACGGAGGGGGTGGCCTCGTTCGAGCGCGAGATGACCGATTTCTCGTTGCCGGTGGATGAGTCGGTGCGCCCCCGCCTGCTGGTAGGGCTGGACGTGCCGGCGGTGCGATATCTGGCTGCGCTGCGCGAGCGCGATCGGCTGCAGGCGGCGATGCAAGGGCGCCTGCGGGGCGTGGCCGGTTTGCTCACGCCCACCACGCTCACCACCGCGCTGCCGCTTACCGAGATCGATCATGGCAATGCGCCGGTGCATTACACCCGCATCGGCAACCTGCTGCAGATGTGCGGGATATCGGTACCCAACGGCCGCGACGACGCCGGCCTGCCCACCGGCCTGCAGATTCTTTGCCCCGGCGGCGAAGACCGGCTTGCGCTGTACCTTGCCGAGGTGTTCCAGCGTCATTCGGATTGGCATCGCGAGCGCGCCGAGGCGCGGGCGCCGGCGAACGCGGACTGA
- a CDS encoding RraA family protein translates to MYLIHSLPDALPSDDLALLQKAEPATIGHFQTMGFMRNDIRAHQRDVRIAGTAVTVRMPGSDGGILHHAMACVRPGDVLVIDRCGETVTAAFGGAMAYAAKQAGVAGIIVDGVVTDLGELRQHGMPVWSRGPSVITTRLLGHEGEFCGTIHCGGVTVCAGAAVLADENGVLVLERGAVRAAAQRAIDFQAQEQTTLARLRAGEKFPDIVGSRALIERAIAAVQGV, encoded by the coding sequence ATGTATCTGATTCATTCCTTGCCCGATGCGCTGCCGAGCGATGATCTGGCGCTGCTGCAGAAGGCTGAGCCGGCCACCATCGGCCATTTCCAGACCATGGGTTTCATGCGCAACGATATTCGCGCGCACCAGCGTGACGTGCGCATCGCAGGGACCGCAGTGACCGTTCGCATGCCGGGCAGCGATGGCGGCATTCTGCACCATGCCATGGCATGCGTACGGCCGGGGGACGTGCTGGTGATCGACCGCTGCGGTGAGACTGTTACTGCCGCTTTCGGCGGCGCCATGGCCTACGCCGCCAAACAGGCGGGCGTGGCGGGCATCATCGTGGATGGCGTGGTCACCGACCTGGGCGAGTTGCGCCAGCATGGCATGCCGGTGTGGTCCAGGGGACCGTCGGTGATCACCACCAGGCTGCTCGGTCATGAAGGCGAGTTCTGCGGCACGATCCATTGCGGCGGCGTCACGGTGTGCGCCGGGGCCGCCGTGCTGGCTGACGAAAACGGCGTGCTGGTGCTTGAGCGCGGCGCCGTGCGCGCCGCAGCCCAGCGCGCGATCGACTTCCAGGCCCAGGAGCAGACCACGCTGGCGCGCTTGCGCGCCGGTGAGAAATTTCCCGATATCGTGGGCTCGCGCGCGCTGATCGAACGCGCCATCGCGGCTGTCCAAGGAGTGTGA
- a CDS encoding LysR family transcriptional regulator yields the protein MRITLSQLEAFYWTAKLGSIHAAARHLHVTQPAVSARIRELEGALDVQLFDRSRQRVSLTDVGQSALRHAESALHSTRQLEHFGKDRSLGGKLRLGADECSANVGLTAVIAQLKEHYPSLALEMTVDVGSVLNSKLNAGELDMALLTNPATGDTVTDVFIGWMTFHWVASPTLHITADPFRAEHARGHHIATHSPPSTLYTVVENWLASGGVDMSGPSTTNSLALISRLIAAGHAIGILPVPLLQDMLNMGVLRALPADPPIPPARFYISYLTASHGAHIDSIVDITRDTLTRLNFLAPIEATPAHADKA from the coding sequence ATGCGGATAACCCTAAGCCAGCTCGAGGCCTTCTACTGGACGGCGAAGCTGGGCAGCATCCACGCGGCCGCGCGCCATTTGCACGTGACGCAGCCCGCCGTATCGGCACGCATCCGCGAACTCGAAGGCGCGCTGGACGTGCAGCTCTTCGACCGCTCGCGCCAGCGCGTGAGCCTCACCGACGTGGGACAGTCGGCGTTGCGCCACGCCGAAAGCGCGCTGCACAGCACACGCCAGCTCGAACACTTCGGCAAAGATCGCAGCCTGGGCGGCAAGCTGCGGCTGGGCGCGGATGAGTGTTCGGCCAACGTCGGGCTGACCGCGGTGATCGCGCAACTCAAGGAGCACTACCCTTCGCTGGCATTGGAGATGACGGTGGACGTGGGCTCGGTGCTCAACAGCAAGCTCAATGCGGGCGAGCTCGACATGGCGCTGCTCACCAACCCGGCCACGGGCGACACCGTCACCGACGTATTTATCGGCTGGATGACGTTTCATTGGGTAGCCTCGCCCACTTTGCACATCACGGCCGATCCATTTCGCGCTGAGCACGCGCGCGGCCATCACATCGCCACGCACTCGCCACCGTCCACCCTCTATACCGTGGTCGAAAACTGGCTGGCCTCAGGCGGCGTCGACATGTCGGGCCCCAGCACCACCAATTCGCTTGCGCTCATCTCGCGCCTGATCGCAGCCGGCCACGCCATCGGCATCCTGCCGGTACCGCTGCTGCAGGACATGCTGAACATGGGGGTGCTGCGCGCCCTGCCCGCCGATCCTCCGATCCCCCCAGCGCGCTTCTATATCTCGTACCTCACGGCTTCGCATGGCGCCCACATCGACTCGATCGTGGACATCACACGTGACACGCTCACGCGCCTGAACTTCCTGGCGCCCATCGAAGCCACGCCTGCGCACGCCGACAAGGCATGA
- a CDS encoding tripartite tricarboxylate transporter substrate binding protein — protein MASSVRSTFLKLMAPALIAGMVLGAAAAPARAADFPGDKPISLVVPFPAGGGTDFIGRLLASELGKALKTTIVVENKGGANSNIGTAYVTQARPDGHTLLVSGVGIATNQGLYSKLPYKLGQLDQIAVLAFGADVLVTAPDFPAKTLGQFVELVQQQPGKYSYASSGNGTTGHLGMEMLKQRAKLDIMHVPYNGGSAAINDVLAGRVDVLFVNQDTALPHVRAGKLRALAIGSAQRNPTYPDTPTVAESGYPGFSSEYWFGLSAPAGLPAPVFQQLFEATRSAMQSPAIQERLGAVGLVIPPLTDRKQFAVLVDAEVRKWGEVVRVSGARID, from the coding sequence ATGGCATCGTCCGTTCGCAGCACGTTTCTGAAGTTGATGGCGCCGGCGCTGATCGCTGGCATGGTCCTCGGCGCGGCCGCCGCGCCGGCGCGGGCCGCGGATTTTCCGGGCGACAAGCCGATCAGCCTGGTCGTGCCGTTCCCCGCCGGCGGCGGTACCGACTTCATCGGCCGCCTGTTGGCGTCGGAGCTGGGCAAGGCGCTCAAGACCACGATCGTGGTCGAGAACAAGGGCGGCGCCAACAGCAATATCGGCACAGCCTACGTGACCCAGGCCCGGCCCGACGGCCACACGCTGCTGGTGTCGGGTGTGGGGATCGCCACCAACCAGGGCCTCTACAGCAAGCTGCCTTACAAGCTCGGCCAGCTCGACCAGATCGCCGTCCTGGCCTTCGGCGCCGATGTGCTCGTGACCGCGCCCGATTTCCCGGCCAAGACGCTGGGCCAGTTCGTCGAGCTGGTGCAACAGCAGCCCGGCAAGTATTCCTATGCCTCGTCGGGCAACGGCACCACCGGCCACCTCGGCATGGAAATGCTCAAGCAGCGCGCCAAGCTCGACATCATGCATGTGCCCTATAACGGCGGATCGGCCGCGATCAATGATGTGCTCGCGGGCCGCGTCGACGTGCTGTTCGTGAACCAGGATACGGCACTGCCGCATGTGCGCGCCGGCAAGCTGCGCGCGCTCGCCATTGGCAGCGCCCAGCGTAATCCCACCTATCCCGACACGCCCACCGTGGCCGAAAGCGGCTATCCGGGCTTCTCGTCGGAGTACTGGTTCGGCCTGAGCGCACCGGCCGGCTTGCCGGCGCCGGTGTTCCAGCAATTGTTCGAGGCCACCCGCAGCGCCATGCAGTCGCCCGCCATTCAGGAAAGGCTCGGCGCGGTGGGCCTGGTGATTCCGCCGCTCACCGACCGCAAGCAGTTCGCGGTGTTGGTGGACGCCGAAGTGCGCAAGTGGGGCGAGGTCGTGCGGGTATCGGGCGCACGTATCGATTGA
- a CDS encoding GntR family transcriptional regulator, which yields MSITLYTRISEELARRIAAEVYPVGAALPAENALAEEFDASRHTVRAALRQLQDLGLIARRRGSGTVVMATRPKAGFSQSLRSLEDLVQLAARTPRSIRQVQEVVVDVDLAARLGVGPGTRWLKFSSTRGAEGQPSVVWTELYVDAHYKGVRKLAREHPDRLVSDLIEEHYGRRIASVEQTISACALPPAVARELEAPPESPGLFILRHYKDHAGSIVEVSCSYHPAGRYEFSTTLIRER from the coding sequence ATGTCCATCACGCTGTATACCCGCATCTCGGAAGAACTGGCGCGCCGCATCGCCGCCGAGGTGTATCCCGTGGGCGCCGCGCTGCCTGCCGAAAACGCCCTGGCCGAGGAGTTCGACGCCAGCCGTCACACCGTGCGCGCCGCCTTGCGTCAGTTGCAGGACTTGGGCCTGATCGCGCGTCGCCGGGGCAGCGGCACGGTCGTCATGGCCACGCGCCCCAAGGCAGGGTTCAGCCAGTCGCTGCGGTCCCTGGAAGACCTGGTGCAGCTTGCCGCCCGCACGCCGCGCAGCATCCGGCAGGTGCAGGAAGTGGTGGTGGACGTGGATCTGGCCGCGCGCCTGGGCGTGGGCCCCGGGACGCGCTGGTTGAAGTTTTCGTCCACGCGCGGCGCCGAAGGACAGCCGTCGGTGGTGTGGACCGAGCTGTACGTCGATGCCCATTACAAAGGCGTGCGCAAGCTGGCGCGCGAGCATCCCGACCGCCTGGTGTCGGACTTGATCGAAGAACATTACGGCCGGCGGATCGCGTCGGTCGAGCAGACGATTTCCGCCTGCGCCTTGCCCCCGGCGGTCGCCCGGGAACTGGAAGCGCCGCCGGAGTCCCCGGGCCTGTTCATCCTGCGGCATTACAAGGACCACGCAGGGAGCATCGTCGAAGTGTCGTGCTCCTACCATCCGGCGGGCCGCTACGAGTTTTCGACGACGTTGATACGAGAGCGCTAG
- a CDS encoding adenylosuccinate lyase family protein, giving the protein MPVSVLESALFKDMFGTAAMRAVFDDAATVRRYVDTEVALARVQGRLGIIPPEAARAIEARADAAAIDMDELRVETEIVGYPILPLVHQLSRMCGPEGEYLHWGATTQDIMDTATVLQVRDALAIIDEDLAALDGILDALALRYRDAPMAGRTHLQHALPITFGYKAAVWLLMVRRHRERLAQLRPRVLIGQFGGAAGTLASLGDEGLAVHAALMQELDLGATPITWHVARDGLAETVQFLALVAGSLGKIAVDIMLMMTNELGEAFEPFVKGRGASSTMPQKRNPISCELMWSASKTVRQHAGLALDAMLQDFERATGPWHIEWSAVPEAFVLTAGALHQARFMLGGLEVDTARMARNLDLSGGLIVAEAVMMGLAPHIGRQTAHDVVYDACRNAATSRRRLADVLQEDARVTQRLDGAAIERLCDPANYLGAAPAMVDRVRARPYPGQA; this is encoded by the coding sequence ATGCCAGTCTCCGTCCTCGAATCCGCCCTGTTCAAAGACATGTTCGGCACCGCCGCGATGCGCGCCGTCTTCGACGACGCCGCCACCGTGCGGCGCTATGTCGACACCGAAGTGGCGCTCGCCCGCGTGCAGGGCCGGCTGGGCATCATTCCGCCCGAGGCCGCCCGCGCCATCGAGGCGCGCGCCGACGCCGCCGCCATCGACATGGACGAGCTGCGCGTCGAAACCGAGATCGTCGGCTACCCCATCCTGCCGCTCGTCCACCAGTTGTCCCGGATGTGCGGCCCCGAAGGCGAGTACCTGCACTGGGGCGCCACCACGCAGGACATCATGGACACCGCCACGGTGCTGCAGGTGCGCGATGCGCTGGCGATCATCGACGAGGACCTCGCCGCGCTGGATGGCATCCTGGACGCCCTGGCCCTGCGCTATCGCGATGCGCCCATGGCCGGGCGCACCCATTTGCAGCATGCGCTGCCGATCACCTTCGGCTACAAGGCCGCCGTGTGGCTGCTGATGGTCCGCCGCCATCGCGAACGGCTGGCCCAACTGCGCCCGCGCGTGCTGATCGGGCAGTTCGGCGGCGCCGCCGGCACGCTGGCGTCCCTGGGAGACGAGGGGCTGGCCGTGCACGCCGCGCTGATGCAGGAGCTGGATCTGGGCGCCACCCCCATCACCTGGCACGTCGCCCGCGACGGCCTGGCCGAGACCGTGCAGTTCCTGGCGCTGGTGGCCGGCTCGCTGGGCAAGATCGCCGTGGACATCATGCTGATGATGACCAATGAACTGGGCGAAGCCTTCGAGCCCTTCGTGAAGGGCCGCGGCGCCTCCAGCACCATGCCGCAAAAGCGCAATCCGATTTCCTGCGAATTGATGTGGAGCGCGTCCAAGACCGTGCGCCAGCACGCCGGCCTCGCGCTGGACGCCATGCTGCAGGACTTCGAGCGCGCCACGGGGCCCTGGCACATCGAATGGTCGGCCGTGCCCGAAGCCTTCGTGCTGACGGCGGGCGCGCTGCACCAGGCCCGGTTCATGCTGGGCGGGCTGGAAGTGGACACGGCGCGCATGGCGCGCAACCTGGACCTGTCGGGCGGACTGATCGTGGCCGAAGCCGTGATGATGGGGCTGGCCCCGCACATCGGCCGCCAGACCGCGCACGACGTCGTGTACGACGCGTGCCGCAATGCGGCCACGTCGCGCCGCCGCCTGGCCGACGTGCTGCAAGAGGACGCGCGGGTGACGCAGCGCCTGGATGGCGCCGCCATCGAGCGCCTGTGCGATCCCGCCAATTACCTGGGGGCTGCCCCCGCCATGGTGGACCGCGTGCGGGCCCGCCCCTATCCCGGGCAAGCCTGA
- a CDS encoding tripartite tricarboxylate transporter substrate binding protein, with amino-acid sequence MKNWMAALTVAGAFALPMGAQAQDNYPARAITWIVPFAAGGPTDAMARNVANRVSQELKQTILIENVGGAGGTIGSAKAAKSPPDGYTFLVGHIGYMAAAPSLYARLPYDPTRDFQAVFRFPDTPLVLLVGESSPYKTVPDLIAYGKQHPGKLNFSNAGVGSTSHLVAAMFASQAGIDITPVAYKGAGPALNDLMGNQVDAMFDQTNTALPQTKGGKVRALGLTSSERMAQFPDVPTMAEKAIPNFQVSTWYGLYAPKGTPDNVVQTLYQAWQKALADDAFTGKMVEQGIQLLPPDQYAPAAFQQFTADEGQRWAKVIKQAGITLQ; translated from the coding sequence ATGAAGAACTGGATGGCGGCACTGACCGTCGCGGGCGCGTTCGCCCTGCCGATGGGCGCGCAAGCACAAGACAACTACCCTGCGCGGGCGATCACCTGGATCGTCCCGTTCGCGGCCGGCGGCCCGACCGACGCCATGGCGCGCAACGTCGCAAACCGTGTCTCGCAGGAGCTGAAGCAGACGATCCTGATCGAGAACGTGGGCGGCGCGGGCGGCACCATCGGCTCGGCCAAGGCGGCCAAGTCCCCGCCCGACGGGTACACGTTCCTGGTGGGCCACATCGGGTACATGGCGGCGGCGCCGTCCCTCTATGCCCGCCTGCCCTATGACCCGACCCGCGACTTCCAGGCCGTGTTCCGCTTTCCCGATACCCCGCTGGTGCTGCTGGTGGGAGAATCGTCGCCCTACAAGACGGTCCCCGATCTCATCGCTTACGGCAAGCAGCACCCGGGCAAGCTGAACTTCAGCAACGCCGGCGTCGGGTCCACGTCGCATCTGGTCGCTGCCATGTTCGCCAGCCAGGCGGGCATCGACATCACGCCTGTCGCCTACAAGGGCGCCGGGCCGGCGCTGAACGACCTGATGGGCAATCAGGTGGACGCCATGTTCGACCAGACCAACACGGCGCTGCCGCAGACCAAGGGCGGCAAGGTCCGCGCGCTGGGGCTGACCTCCTCCGAGCGCATGGCGCAATTTCCCGACGTGCCGACGATGGCGGAAAAGGCGATCCCGAACTTCCAGGTGTCCACCTGGTATGGCCTCTACGCCCCCAAGGGCACGCCGGACAACGTGGTGCAAACGCTCTACCAGGCCTGGCAGAAGGCGCTGGCGGACGACGCCTTCACCGGCAAGATGGTCGAACAAGGCATCCAGCTTCTGCCGCCTGACCAGTACGCCCCGGCCGCTTTCCAGCAGTTCACCGCGGACGAAGGCCAGCGCTGGGCCAAGGTCATCAAGCAAGCCGGCATCACCCTGCAATAG
- a CDS encoding fumarate hydratase — protein sequence MRAVFADHIETSIADALQAISHTHPADFVQALKAAHAAETHAPARQALLQLLINSKLSAQARRPVCQDTGVVHVYVRMGMDVRVRHDGAGPTPSLQTLANRAVARAYGFPSNPLRASMVRDPLGSRGNTRDNTPAIVQVELVEGDGLDLTVVAKGGGGDVKARYAMLNPSDSVADWVVSQLPGMGAGWCPPGVLGLGVGGTPEQAMALAKRALFTPIDMPALLQRGADTPEERLRTDVYQRVNALGIGAQGLGGDTTVLDVKVATAPSHAALLPVALVPNCAATRFVSFSMPADGPAHFPPADPGLWDGIPDTLPAQAGRHVDLDTLTSAEVATWTAGDTLLLSGKLLTGRDAAHKRMADLLDGGQPLPVPLRGRTLYYVGPVDPVAGEAVGPAGPTTATRMDKFLPQLLAQTGLLVTIGKAERGKLAMEAIKRHGAAYLTAVGGAAYLVSRTIQSSRVVAFADLGMEAIYEFEVRDMPVTVAVDAAGRTTHAFFRIKAA from the coding sequence ATGCGCGCCGTCTTTGCCGACCACATCGAAACCAGCATCGCGGATGCGCTGCAGGCCATCAGCCACACGCATCCCGCCGATTTCGTGCAGGCGCTGAAAGCGGCCCATGCGGCCGAAACGCATGCGCCCGCCCGGCAGGCCCTGCTGCAACTGCTGATCAACAGCAAGCTCAGCGCGCAGGCCCGGCGGCCCGTCTGCCAGGACACCGGCGTCGTGCACGTGTATGTGCGCATGGGCATGGACGTGCGCGTCCGGCACGACGGCGCCGGGCCCACGCCCAGCCTGCAAACCCTGGCGAACCGCGCGGTCGCGCGCGCCTACGGCTTTCCATCCAATCCGTTGCGCGCCTCGATGGTGCGGGACCCTCTGGGTTCCCGCGGCAATACGCGCGACAACACGCCTGCCATCGTGCAGGTGGAGCTGGTGGAGGGCGACGGCCTGGACCTGACCGTCGTCGCCAAGGGCGGCGGCGGCGACGTCAAAGCGCGCTACGCGATGTTGAACCCCAGCGACTCCGTCGCCGACTGGGTCGTGTCGCAGTTGCCCGGCATGGGCGCGGGCTGGTGCCCGCCGGGCGTGCTGGGACTGGGCGTGGGCGGCACGCCCGAACAGGCCATGGCCTTGGCCAAGCGCGCCCTGTTCACCCCCATCGACATGCCTGCCCTGCTGCAACGCGGCGCGGATACGCCCGAGGAACGCTTGCGCACAGACGTCTACCAGCGCGTCAATGCGCTAGGCATCGGCGCGCAAGGACTGGGCGGCGATACGACCGTGCTGGACGTGAAGGTGGCCACGGCGCCCTCGCATGCGGCGCTTCTGCCGGTGGCGCTCGTGCCCAACTGCGCCGCCACACGGTTCGTCTCGTTCAGCATGCCGGCGGACGGCCCTGCGCATTTTCCGCCTGCCGATCCCGGCCTCTGGGACGGCATTCCCGACACCCTGCCCGCGCAAGCCGGCCGGCACGTCGACCTGGATACGCTGACGTCCGCGGAAGTCGCCACCTGGACGGCCGGCGACACCTTGCTGCTCTCGGGCAAGCTCCTGACCGGCCGCGATGCGGCGCACAAACGCATGGCGGACCTGCTGGATGGCGGCCAGCCCCTGCCGGTGCCGCTGCGCGGCCGGACGCTGTACTACGTGGGACCCGTCGATCCCGTGGCGGGCGAGGCCGTCGGTCCGGCCGGCCCCACCACCGCGACCCGCATGGACAAATTCCTGCCGCAATTGCTGGCGCAGACCGGCCTGCTGGTCACCATCGGCAAGGCCGAACGCGGCAAGCTCGCCATGGAGGCCATCAAACGGCACGGCGCGGCCTACTTGACCGCCGTGGGCGGCGCCGCCTATCTGGTGTCGCGCACGATCCAATCGTCGCGCGTCGTGGCATTTGCCGACCTGGGCATGGAAGCCATCTACGAATTCGAGGTGCGCGACATGCCGGTCACGGTAGCGGTGGATGCGGCGGGCCGGACGACCCATGCGTTTTTCAGGATCAAGGCGGCGTAG